A stretch of the Candidatus Curtissbacteria bacterium genome encodes the following:
- a CDS encoding cold shock domain-containing protein, with the protein MTGTIKTKTDKGYGFISREGESKDLFFHSTDLSGVTFDELQEGATVEFDVVDGEKGPSAKNVKLAA; encoded by the coding sequence ATGACTGGAACAATTAAAACAAAAACAGATAAAGGCTATGGATTTATTTCTCGTGAAGGAGAATCAAAAGATCTTTTCTTTCACTCTACAGATTTGAGCGGTGTCACATTTGACGAACTTCAAGAAGGAGCAACTGTCGAATTTGATGTTGTTGATGGTGAAAAAGGCCCAAGCGCAAAAAACGTAAAACTTGCCGCGTAA
- a CDS encoding HIT domain-containing protein, with protein MAKVGNFDFYCEEAISGKTPVKKVYESEKVLAFYHTRPKYKIHIILVPKEHIHDILSLKEEHKDLILEIVEVIKKIATTLNIEKDGLRLMNNLGKYQDTPHLHFHLVSDDNI; from the coding sequence ATGGCTAAGGTTGGAAACTTTGATTTTTATTGCGAGGAAGCAATTTCTGGAAAGACACCAGTTAAAAAAGTTTATGAGTCGGAAAAGGTTCTGGCTTTTTATCACACAAGGCCAAAATACAAGATCCACATTATTCTTGTCCCTAAAGAACATATTCATGACATCTTGAGCTTGAAAGAAGAACACAAAGATCTAATCTTGGAAATAGTAGAAGTGATAAAGAAAATTGCAACTACTTTGAATATCGAAAAAGACGGCCTAAGATTAATGAATAATCTGGGCAAATACCAAGACACTCCCCATTTACATTTTCACCTGGTGAGCGACGACAATATATGA
- a CDS encoding glycosyltransferase: MKIAIVCSNYFNIRKETANGTAIFDYSLITQLVKHAQSENITITAFASGNSELPVKTISIDKNPSSANEDLLASGKNVLYELTLLSKAFSMQDQFDLYHINIGDGDLALPFYPFVKKPMLITIHHILDAEYIRKYFSLYKQSPNVFFISASNAQRKLLPSLNYLTAIYHGIDTKVFQFNSTGGESIMWAGRAIPEKGIDIVVEVADRVKHEAKLFGIQRKEHQVWLQKTVLNKINVANRPVPISLEMGLQRLQLVEHFQTSKLFLFPVGYEESFGLVLIEAMSCGTPVVAYAKGSIPEIIKDGVTGFIVNSSDEDIRGDWIIKKTGVEGLIEAVERIYSMSENKSLAMRKACREEVKKRFTIEEMVENYIKAYKTVSEARS, from the coding sequence ATGAAGATTGCCATAGTGTGCTCAAATTATTTCAATATTAGGAAAGAAACAGCCAATGGAACTGCGATCTTTGATTATAGCTTGATAACGCAGCTGGTTAAGCATGCACAATCAGAAAACATTACCATAACTGCCTTTGCTTCGGGAAACTCAGAGTTACCGGTAAAAACTATCAGTATTGACAAGAATCCTTCATCTGCAAATGAGGATCTTCTTGCGAGCGGAAAGAATGTGTTATATGAGTTAACTCTTCTTTCAAAAGCTTTTTCCATGCAGGATCAGTTTGATCTGTACCACATAAATATTGGAGATGGAGATCTTGCTTTACCGTTTTATCCATTCGTCAAGAAGCCAATGCTGATTACCATTCACCATATCCTTGATGCTGAATATATAAGGAAATATTTTTCTCTCTATAAGCAAAGCCCAAATGTATTCTTTATTTCTGCCAGCAACGCGCAACGGAAACTCCTACCAAGTCTCAACTATCTTACAGCGATTTATCACGGAATAGACACGAAAGTTTTTCAATTTAACTCAACAGGTGGAGAAAGTATTATGTGGGCTGGCAGGGCAATTCCTGAAAAAGGTATAGATATTGTTGTTGAAGTGGCAGATAGAGTAAAACATGAAGCAAAGTTATTTGGAATTCAAAGAAAAGAACACCAGGTGTGGTTACAAAAAACAGTTCTTAATAAAATCAATGTTGCTAATCGTCCTGTGCCAATTTCTCTTGAAATGGGTTTGCAGAGACTTCAACTGGTAGAGCATTTTCAAACCAGTAAATTATTTCTCTTTCCTGTTGGGTACGAAGAATCATTTGGGCTTGTTCTTATTGAAGCCATGAGTTGCGGGACACCGGTTGTTGCATATGCAAAAGGCTCTATTCCTGAAATAATCAAAGATGGCGTGACCGGTTTTATCGTTAACTCTTCAGATGAGGACATTCGGGGAGACTGGATTATTAAGAAAACAGGCGTCGAGGGACTGATCGAAGCGGTTGAAAGAATTTATTCGATGTCTGAAAATAAGTCTCTTGCTATGCGAAAAGCATGTCGGGAAGAGGTAAAAAAGAGGTTTACTATTGAGGAAATGGTAGAAAACTATATCAAGGCATATAAAACTGTGAGTGAAGCAAGAAGTTGA